Below is a window of Pocillopora verrucosa isolate sample1 chromosome 6, ASM3666991v2, whole genome shotgun sequence DNA.
AATATAGAAATACAGTTTGCTTTAGTAACTGCGTTGTTATCGGCCGCTTGATGGAGAGTTACATTTTCATGCTGAACACCATGAAATTGAGTCACAAGGCATAATGGTGAGGCCTTTGTAACAACACCAAAAATCATGGGTAGATGTGGATGGTCTCCCAAAGCAGAAACGACCTTTGCTTCGTGGAGCAAATCTCTCCTTGCTCGTTCTTCATCCTCTGACGTTTCGTTGTGAGTCATTTGCTTGACAATAACGTCGAAGCCTCGATAGCGCCCGAGAAAACACTGTCCAAAGCTTCCACTCCCAACTGGATTTTTAGACAAGCATTCAATGTTTTCTGGCCTGAGTTCTTTGGGTTCAAATCTGGATCCATTGCTCgctgtggttttttttccaattaaaaaggtttgatgACGTTTCCCACGAGGTTTCTGCGAGACAACTGCGTCGGCACCAACAGCCATTTGAATCATCTTAGCAGCTCTTGAACAACCACCCAAGGCCTCTTTCATCTCTTCACTGCCTGGTTTAAGCGCGAGGATATGGGGTTTCTTGACATTTTGTGGCTCAAAATGTTGGTCCGAAGGAGGCAGTTTCGTTTCCTTAGCCTCAGAAGTACAAGGCACCAACTCATTCGCTTCGCGGTTGAGTGATTGTAGttcaacatttttattcgtTGAATTCGGCATATGCTTCCCTTGTTTCCtctttctccattcttttctctgtctgtttctttcttctggagCGTTTTTTCGTGATTTAATAGCTCGCTCTTTtcgttcttcttcatcttcaaattccTTCACAAATTCCGCCATCATTATGTAGCTAATTGATCTATTTCCGAAACACAAATGAGCTCGTGATCGGTgtaaaagtataaaacaaaggCTTGTTGATGTGCAGGAAATTCAATGCTCGTTTTAATGAACTTGATGATATGTGAAAGCCCGAGTTGCTCTTCAATCGTTTCTGGTTTGCTTTCATT
It encodes the following:
- the LOC131779682 gene encoding uncharacterized protein; protein product: MAEFVKEFEDEEERKERAIKSRKNAPEERNRQRKEWRKRKQGKHMPNSTNKNVELQSLNREANELVPCTSEAKETKLPPSDQHFEPQNVKKPHILALKPGSEEMKEALGGCSRAAKMIQMAVGADAVVSQKPRGKRHQTFLIGKKTTASNGSRFEPKELRPENIECLSKNPVGSGSFGQCFLGRYRGFDVIVKQMTHNETSEDEERARRDLLHEAKVVSALGDHPHLPMIFGVVTKASPLCLVTQFHGVQHENVTLHQAADNNAVTKANCISIFKKMCSVLDHVHSKGYLHNDIKGNNVVLERPSASGEFSPVLIDFGKSLKVSSVTLYRRNGTVMKCKGKSYLAPEVVSERLYGVASDIFSLGRMLKAISSLFGFYERVRELVKMSTRDKPSERPSLYAFSRKIADVKF